In a genomic window of Erigeron canadensis isolate Cc75 chromosome 5, C_canadensis_v1, whole genome shotgun sequence:
- the LOC122601364 gene encoding zinc finger BED domain-containing protein RICESLEEPER 1-like translates to MCSFFIFDQIGEGSYSVVYKARDTLTEDIVALKKLQCDPSDPESVKMISMEIAILRRLDHPNVIKLKGIVTSRMSETLYLVFEYMDHDLATLSAKADMHFTEHQVKHYMNQLLSGLKYCHDHQVLHRDIKGSDLLLDNNGVLKIADFGCASFFDLIHEQPMTNRVATFWYRAPELLLGATEYGVGVDLWSAGCILAGLLAKGPILAGHTEGEQIQKIYALCGSPSDEYWKTYKLPLENIYKPELQSRRRIRETFNDFSPSSLSLLDILLSIDPVKRQTAASALRSKFLSDVCQPNKSESSKKEGMGSMISNTSLAGPRKQDDYVHGSVVWDHFTELVDHGGKKICRCNYCSEDYDYASTFGSSMLMNHIKNCVSNPYGQRQSKSKLSFPVTKVGNIRETKISLYSWRFDQQVASKSIVEMIIRDKLPFKFVENEGFRRCMELCQPALVIPSLSAIRHDCYGLLVDEKEKLKSILKESTLRVCLTTDTWTSVQRVNYMCLTAHFIDINWKLQKKVIDFFPISNLKGSDIGRAIELCLVNWDLRNVFTVTANSASSNDTVVEYLTRHFVKRGNLCVLNGKWTHVRCINHIISLVVHDAMKEIGGSVDRIRAAVKYVTESPPTMKKFQEFAKLEKLNCEKPLCLDIPTHWSSTYFMLRIAIIYEKAFDRFAIADFLYRSDLQEGPGVPCSFDWDNVRRLVGFLQHYYQLSIRVSGTKYITSNIFLDYICCIHNVFKECSSSEDAEIRKMSSVMKRKFDRYWGEIGKFNLLVYIASVFDPRTKYMYLEVTLCKMYGDEDGTKIATLCKNTLYELFNDYQRIHYGDHLKNVFSSSNVMNHSSTSPRQSMGLFGRSNDAVTASREKNLAKLERKKEELGVTNDPKSELDIYLTQEIEGDDYYFRSKEFSVLDWWKKRSETFPILSLVARDVLAIPVSTMAESSFSTRGRVLNSFRTTFNPKTIQALICCQDWIRPSDAPVNVEQHIQGLHKFEEGMRETFKD, encoded by the exons ATGTGTTCATT ttttatttttgatcagATTGGAGAAGGTAGTTATAGTGTTGTCTATAAAGCCAGAGATACTTTAACGGAAGATATTGTTGCTTTGAAAAAACTCCAATGTGATCCTTCTGACCCGGAGAGTGTGAAAATGATTTCTATGGAGATTGCTATTTTGCGCCGTCTAGATCATCCCAATGTCATTAAATTGAAAGGCATAGTGACATCAAGGATGTCTGAAACTTTGTACCTGGTTTTCGAATATATGGACCATGATTTGGCTACACTGTCTGCAAAAGCTGATATGCATTTTACTGAGCATCAG GTCAAGCATTATATGAATCAGCTACTCTCTGGTTTAAAGTACTGCCATGACCATCAAGTGCTGCATCGTGATATTAAGGGGTCAGATCTTCTTCTTGATAACAATGGGGTTCTTAAGATTGCTGATTTTGGTTGTGCTTCTTTCTTTGACCTCATTCATGAGCAGCCAATGACTAATCGTGTGGCTACATTTTGGTATCGAGCCCCTGAGCTTCTATTAGGAGCTACTGAGTACGGTGTAGGTGTTGACCTCTGGAGTGCAGGCTGCATTTTGGCTGGATTATTGGCAAAGGGGCCTATCCTTGCTGGTCACACAGAG GGGGAGCAGATCCAGAAGATATACGCATTATGTGGGTCGCCTTCAGATGAATATTGGAAAACTTATAAATTACCTTTGGAAAACATATACAAACCTGAACTACAATCCAGAAGACGCATAAGAGAGACTTTCAATGACTTCTCACCTTCATCATTGTCACTCCTAGATATCCTTCTTTCAATTGATCCAGTTAAACGTCAAACTGCTGCATCTGCTCTGCGAAGCAAG TTTCTTAGCGATGTATGTCAACCCAACAAGAGTGAAAGCTCTAAAAAGGAAGGCATGGGTTCAATGATAAGCAATACTTCTTTGGCAGGGCCTAGAAAACAAGATGATTATGTTCATGGGTCAGTTGTATGGGATCATTTCACTGAGCTCGTTGACCATGGTGGTAAGAAAATATGCAGATGTAATTATTGTTCGGAGGACTATGATTATGCATCAACTTTTGGAAGTTCTATGTTGAtgaatcatataaaaaattgtgTCTCTAACCCTTATGGTCAACGTCAAAGTAAATCAAAATTGAGTTTCCCTGTTACCAAAGTTGGAAATATCAGGGAGACCAAAATTAGTTTATATTCTTGGAGGTTTGATCAACAAGTAGCAAGTAAATCCATAGTCGAAATGATAATAAGAGATAAACTACCATTTAAGTTTGTTGAAAATGAAGGTTTTAGAAGATGCATGGAATTATGTCAGCCTGCCCTTGTGATCCCATCTTTAAGTGCAATACGACATGATTGTTATGGcttattagttgatgaaaaagaaaaacttaaatcTATACTTAAGGAGTCAACTCTAAGGGTTTGTTTGACAACTGATACTTGGACATCGGTCCAAAGAGTTAACTACATGTGTCTTACAGCTCATTTCATTGATATTAACTGGAAGCTGCAAAAAAAGGTGATTGATTTTTTTCCTATTTCGAACCTAAAGGGGAGTGATATTGGAAGAGCTATTGAGTTGTGTTTGGTTAATTGGGATTTACGAAATGTTTTCACTGTTACTGCTAACTCTGCAAGTAGTAATGATACAGTCGTCGAGTATTTGACAAGACATTTTGTAAAAAGGGGGAATCTTTGTGTTTTAAACGGAAAATGGACTCATGTTAGATGTATCAATCATATTATTAGTTTAGTTGTTCATGATGCGATGAAGGAAATTGGCGGTTCAGTGGACAGAATTAGGGCAGCTGTGAAGTATGTAACAGAATCACCCCCAACCATGAAAAAGTTTCAGGAGTTCGCTAAGTTGGAAAAACTTAACTGTGAGAAGCCATTGTGCTTGGATATTCCAACACATTGGAGCTCTACTTATTTTATGTTGCGTATagcaataatatatgaaaaagcaTTTGATAGGTTTGCTATTGCGGATTTTCTGTATAGGAGTGACCTTCAAGAAGGGCCTGGGGTGCCATGTTCTTTTGATTGGGATAATGTGAGGAGATTAGTAGGCTTCCTTCAGCACTATTATCAACTTAGTATAAGAGTTTCTGGTACAAAGTatattacatcaaatatatttttagattaTATTTGTTGCATTCACAATGTTTTCAAAGAATGTTCGTCAAGTGAAGATGCCGAAATCAGGAAAATGTCATCAGTAATGAAAAGGAAGTTTGACAGATACTGGGGTGAAATTGGAAAGTTTAATTTGTTGGTGTACATTGCTTCTGTGTTTGATCCAAgaacaaaatatatgtatcttGAGGTCACTCTTTGTAAAATGTATGGTGATGAAGATGGGACGAAAATTGCTACGTTGTGTAAGAATACGTTGTATGAGCTATTCAATGATTACCAAAGAATTCACTACGGTGACCATTTGAAAAATGTTTTCTCTTCATCTAATGTTATGAATCACTCATCTACTTCACCTAGACAAAGTATGGGTTTGTTTGGTAGGAGTAATGATGCCGTTACAGCGTCGAGAGAGAAAAACTTGGCCAAGCTGgaaaggaagaaggaagaattGGGTGTTACAAATGATCCTAAATCTGAATTAGATATATACTTGACCCAAGAGATTGAGGGTGATGATTATTACTTCCGTAGCAAAGAATTTAGCGTTTTGGATTGGTGGAAGAAGAGAAGTGAAACTTTTCCTATATTATCGCTAGTTGCTCGTGACGTTTTAGCTATTCCTGTTTCTACGATGGCTGAGTCATCCTTCAGCACAAGAGGAAGAGTACTCAACTCATTTAGGACAACTTTTAATCCTAAAACTATACAAGCATTGATATGTTGTCAAGATTGGATTCGACCAAGCGATGCTCCCGTTAATGTCGAACAACACATTCAAGGGCTTCATAAATTTGAAGAAG GCATGCGAGAAACATTCAAGGATTAA